AAGTAGTTGTAATAGGTTTGCCCTGACGCAGTTTCGTCGTAGACACAGCTACTTTCCCTATATGCAGCAAGGCTTTGCGCGCAATGTACGAAGACGGTTTCCCCTGTTTGACAGCAAATTTTTCCCAGACGCGTATTTTGGCTTGCGCGCACGCACGATAGCAAGAGATTTTTTCTTTCGCTGCTGGCCGGGGTTGGTGTTGACGTGGCTTTTGAGCGTGCCGTTTTACCCCACCAACTACCGGCGAAGCGCGGCGGCAAGTGAGGGACGAACGCGCACCGTAACCCTGGCCAGTCTTTAAGCTGTCGTTGCATTGTGCTGGCGGAACGCGAGCACACTAGCTGAGATGTGAGCACGGCGACGATGGTTTTTTTGTCGTGGCTGTGCGTTTGCTCTTGCGTGCCACCTGACTACTGGCGAAGCACAGCAGCAAGCGAAGAATGAGCACGCACCAATAACCCTGACTAATTCCTTGCGCATCGAAGCGCACACCTATAGCTTGGCAGACATGCAGGGGCGTAAGAAATAACGCCTCATTACGCGAAGTCGTCACACCAAGTGAAGCGCAGCGTAACGACTGGGGCGATTTTGCGTAATGCCGCGTTATGTTGAATGCCACAGGCATTTACCCCGGAATGGCTGTGCCTTTGACCTTGCGTAGCACTTCACTGACTGCCGGCGCAGCGCGGGTGCAAGCGAGGCATGAGCGCGCCTTCGTCTTCACTGACCAGGTTGTTTGTGTGCCGGAGCTGCACCGTTTGCAGATGGATTAGCGCTAGCCTGGCGCAGTGCTTGCACGTGCGCCCGTGGCTATTCGTTGGCACGGCTGGCAAGGACTGTGACAGGCGGATTAACGGCTTCTTACTCGTCTAATCTTCCGCTTCCTCATCGTCCACCCCGATCGCCTCCAGCAGCGTTTGCGCATCGTCGTCCATCTGATCCTCGGCCACCTTGCCTTGATCGCTTGGTGCCCGCTGCAATCGCGCCGGATGGGTCAAGGCATGCACGGCTTTCAATTTGCCAATCGCGACGTGCGTATAAATCTGCGTCGTCGAGAGTTCGGCATGCCCGAGGATGGCCTGGATGTAGCGGATGTCGGCACCGTTCTCCAGCATGTGGGTCGCCATCGCGTGCCGGAAGGCGTGACAGCCGCCGCTGGCAAATCCGGCGTATTTCATGTGCAGCTTGACCATGTCGGAGAGGCGGTTCTTTTCAAAGGCTTCGCCGTAGTCGGTGATGAACAGGTGCTGTTGCTCTTGGGCTGGCGCGAATTGTGGCCGCACTTCCTGTACGTAACGCGTGACCCAGGCACAGGCGCGTGCACCTATTGGAATGAGGCGGTCTTTGCGTCCTTTGCCTAGTCTTACCATCAGCGTGCCGCGCTCGGTGTCGATGTCATACAGACTTAAATGCATGAGTTCAGCACGGCGTACGCCGCTGCTGTACAGGGTTTCGAGTATCGCCCGGTTGCGGATGCCGGAAGGCGTTGCGATGTCGGCCTGGTTGAGGATGGTTTCAATCTCGGCCACGCTCATGAGGTGTTTGGGCAACTGGCGCGGCGGCTTGGGTAGCACCAGGTCAGACGCCGGATTGTGCAGAATGTGATTGTCCCTGGCTAACCATTTGAAGAAGGCGACCAGCGGATGCAGACGGGTGGCCTGGGTGTTGAAGGATAAGGGCTGGCCGTTGCTCTTGCGGTAGTGGTACAGATGGCTTTGGTAGCGTTGCAGGATAGGCCGGGTGATGTCTTGCGGCTGCTGCAGGCTGCGCTCATCACACCAGAGGATAAAACCATCCAAGGCTTGCTTGCGAATTTTGGCGGTTTGCTCTGACAGGCCGGTGACCAGCGTCCATTCGAGGAAGGCGTTTTGGTAAGCGCGCAAGTGATTGGCGCTAGCCGGATCGGGTACGTGGGGACGTGCTGGCGAGCTTGGTTTTTTGCGTAGTGCGCGCTGTTTCTGGCGGATGCCGCGTTCGCCCTTTTGTGCCATCGCCTTAGCCTGCTAAGGCTGCACTGGCAGCTAAGGGAAATGGTGCGGGCTGCTGGTACGACAAGACTTTGCCGTTAGGCTGTAGGGCGTGTATTTTTTCTTCAGCATCGATCACTTCTTCGCTCACCCGCATGGCTGTTGGCTCTTGTGCCGATTTTGCACTGCGCGAACTGCCCGCATCCGGGGCGCGTTGGCCCCGCGATGGGGGCGCGAACTCGCTTGTTTTACCCCGCGAACTATTCATCGTAGGTGCAGTGCTTGCTGCTGTGTTTGCACTAATCGCCAACTCCAAACTGGCCAGGTCGATCAAGCCCGGCACAAAGGCTTGCGCATCACTGCCCGCGCCGTCATACAGCAATTCATACTCGAAGCTTTGCCCCCGCTGGCCGCGATGTACCAGTAGATATTCCATCTGCACCAGACGCTCTAGGTGCAGGCGCAATTGCGTATCCGACAGGCCGGTGGCGTCCCGCGCTGCCTTGCGCGAGAAGCGCAGATCGGCACGCGCCAGACTTTTATTTTCACATTCGGCGCTGACGTACTGGTGGATCAATTTAAGTAAACGCCTGGTCTGCGGCGGCAATTCATCCAGGCTTCTGCCCAGCACTTCATGCGCGATCTGGTTGGCCAGCGCAATGTCACTGATGGCGACGTCGATGTAACGCACTTCCCGGTCGTTGCGTGTCGATGTCTTGATCTCGCGCTGGTGTTGGTGCAGGAAGGCGATGGTGTCGATTAAGGTGAGGTACTTTTCATGATCACGCCGTAGGCGTGTGCTCTGGTCTGGGAAGCTTAAGAATTGCGCGTAGGGATTGAGGACTTCTAGCGGCATGAGTAGGCGCTGGGCGTTTTGCTGCAAAGTGATCAGCTCTTCTTTCTCCCTTTTGGCGAGCATACCGTCCAGCGTGCGCTTTTGTCGCTGGATCTGGTGAATGGCGCGGGTCTGGTCGCGGCTTTCATCGACCGCCAGGACTAAACAGCGGTTGAGCAGTTCTTCATCAAGATCACGTGCCGTGGTAGTGAGCAGCAAGGCGACCGGGCCTTCTACCCGGTACGGTTGCGTCACCAGGTTACCTGTCACCGGGTCTTTGCCGGTACTGGCCATGGTGAGTTCGCCTTCCGACTGCAACAGCTTTAAGGCGTAGCTGGCACGGCTGGCGCCCTCTTCCTCGACGATGGCCAAGACCTTGTGCTTGAGATTGGTCTCGCCCATGTAAAACAAACTCTGCCCGGTCATGGCGCTGTATTTGATTTTGTCTTCCTTGGGGACGAAGGCTAAGACCGTATCCATCAGGCTGGTCTTGCCTGCGGCGGAAGACGATTGAATCACCACGCCCAGCGGACGCTCTAGCTTGCGCGAGATGCAGGCTAAATAACCGACTAGCTTGTTGGTTTCTTCGCCGATTAAACCGCAGGTGGCATAGTCCGCTAACAGGCGCGCCACTAAATCCGGGGCGCGCAATAAAGCTAAGGCAGCTTCCCGTTCGGCGGCATCCATCGTCACTGCCTCTGGTACTTTGGGCGTTAAGGCGGCCTGTATCTGCTGCTCTTGCAGGTTTTCTAGGGCGAGCAGTACACGCCCGAGGTCAGTCTTGAGGGTGCTCTCCGGCACGCGTAATTCTATCGCCGCTTGCGTGATGTAGCTGTGCCGGGCTCTAGCGTTGTACAGGTCTAAGGTGTCGACGTGGAAGGCGTCGCCGATGGAGGCTAAGAGATTAATTTTAAGCAGGTCATACGCCAGATTCTTGGCCAGGCCGCGCACGCGGTAACGCCGCTCTGCAAAGGCGAGGATGATTTCATTGTCGCGTACGTCGGCTTCCAGATTGGCACTGGGGGCTGGTGGCAAGGCCGCTGCGGGCAAGGCTGTGGCTGGCGGCGTAAGCACTGGTTCAGCAGCGAAAGAAATAAGCGGTGCAGGTGCTGCGCTGTCCGTTGGCGCAATGATCGATTCCGTCGCCACGTCCAGCACTGGCGATGTCTTACGCTCCGGTGCAACACCATTACCGAGCCACGCCGCCTGACGGATTAAGACACCTAAACTTTTAGCCGCTGGCTGCACTTTTAAAGCGTAGTCATTGGCGTCCATGCCTTTGGGGAAGTGGATGCGGTAGCAGGCGATGCCTTCTGCCATTAAGCGTTCGGCCAGCTTGGCACTGGCACGCTCACCCGCTTCATCACGGTCGTAGGCAATCAAGATGCGTTCGATATTATTTTCTTTAAACGCGGCCAGATGCTCATCCGTAAAACCTTCGGTGCCGTAGCTGGCGGTGACGTTGCGGTAACCGGCACACCAGAAAGTCATGGCGTCGATCAGGGCTTCGCACAGGATGATTTCTTTACTTGCTACCAGTGCTTGAACATTGAATACGCCGCGATGCGCCCCGGGCAAATATAAATGCGCGGGCGTGCCTTTGCGCAGGTCGTCGCGGATCTTGCGACCGTACATTTCTGTGACCTTGCCCGCTACATCGAGGATCGGCACCACGAGCGAACCGTTGAAATGTTCGTGGCCGCTTTCACGGTAGATGCCCAAGTTTTCTAGCCGGGTGCGGATCTCGGCACCGGCGACGCGGGTCTTGGCGGGCAGGCGTAAGCCCAGGCTGCGGTTGGCGTAGCCGAGCTGGAAATACGCAATCAAATCGGGATGGCTTAAGCCGCGTGCTTGCAGGTAGGCCAGCGCTTCGGGTGACTGCTTTAAGGTCTCATGGTAGTAGCCCACGGTTTGATTCAGCAGTGCGCAGTCGTCGGCATCGAAGGCGACCGGTGCGGGCAAGCTACGCACGCTGCTGCGGCTGTTGGTGGATTTTGCCGAGGATGCATTCCCAAGCTGAGCAGCTAAAGCAGGATCATCATGCAGCAGTTCCACCGCATGCCTAAAACTGATACCGCGCAGTTGCATGACCCAGGCAATCGGGTCGCCAGCGGCACCGCAGCCAAAGCAGTGCCACAGGTTCTTGGCAGGCGTGACCACCAGCGAGGCAGTGGCATCGTCATGGAACGGGCATAGGCCGATCTTGTCTTTGCCGGACTTCTTGAGCGTGATGCCTGCGGACTCGACCAGACGTTCTACCGAGACCTCATTTTTTAGCCGCTCTATCTCTGTTTCTGGAATGCGTGCCATAAATCGCCTTTGTGCTAAAAACCTGTCAAGGGGGTAAAAATAAAAATAACCAACATTGATAATTACTCTAATATGGAGTAATGTCAACTCTATTTTAAAAAACAGGGGGTATGCTATGAAGCCTAAACAGCTTGATTGGGTCGAATGTATGGCTTTGGGTGATAAAGAATTTTTTGTGGCACTGGGTAAGCGTGTCGCGCAATTGCGCAAGGAACGCGACCTAACACAGCAGGAATTAGCGACATTATTGGGTGTTGCACAACAAACACTCGCCCATTACGAAGGGGCTCGTTTGCGCATACCGGCATCGA
This genomic window from Undibacterium sp. 5I1 contains:
- the xerC gene encoding site-specific tyrosine recombinase XerC, giving the protein MAQKGERGIRQKQRALRKKPSSPARPHVPDPASANHLRAYQNAFLEWTLVTGLSEQTAKIRKQALDGFILWCDERSLQQPQDITRPILQRYQSHLYHYRKSNGQPLSFNTQATRLHPLVAFFKWLARDNHILHNPASDLVLPKPPRQLPKHLMSVAEIETILNQADIATPSGIRNRAILETLYSSGVRRAELMHLSLYDIDTERGTLMVRLGKGRKDRLIPIGARACAWVTRYVQEVRPQFAPAQEQQHLFITDYGEAFEKNRLSDMVKLHMKYAGFASGGCHAFRHAMATHMLENGADIRYIQAILGHAELSTTQIYTHVAIGKLKAVHALTHPARLQRAPSDQGKVAEDQMDDDAQTLLEAIGVDDEEAED
- a CDS encoding toprim domain-containing protein: MGYYHETLKQSPEALAYLQARGLSHPDLIAYFQLGYANRSLGLRLPAKTRVAGAEIRTRLENLGIYRESGHEHFNGSLVVPILDVAGKVTEMYGRKIRDDLRKGTPAHLYLPGAHRGVFNVQALVASKEIILCEALIDAMTFWCAGYRNVTASYGTEGFTDEHLAAFKENNIERILIAYDRDEAGERASAKLAERLMAEGIACYRIHFPKGMDANDYALKVQPAAKSLGVLIRQAAWLGNGVAPERKTSPVLDVATESIIAPTDSAAPAPLISFAAEPVLTPPATALPAAALPPAPSANLEADVRDNEIILAFAERRYRVRGLAKNLAYDLLKINLLASIGDAFHVDTLDLYNARARHSYITQAAIELRVPESTLKTDLGRVLLALENLQEQQIQAALTPKVPEAVTMDAAEREAALALLRAPDLVARLLADYATCGLIGEETNKLVGYLACISRKLERPLGVVIQSSSAAGKTSLMDTVLAFVPKEDKIKYSAMTGQSLFYMGETNLKHKVLAIVEEEGASRASYALKLLQSEGELTMASTGKDPVTGNLVTQPYRVEGPVALLLTTTARDLDEELLNRCLVLAVDESRDQTRAIHQIQRQKRTLDGMLAKREKEELITLQQNAQRLLMPLEVLNPYAQFLSFPDQSTRLRRDHEKYLTLIDTIAFLHQHQREIKTSTRNDREVRYIDVAISDIALANQIAHEVLGRSLDELPPQTRRLLKLIHQYVSAECENKSLARADLRFSRKAARDATGLSDTQLRLHLERLVQMEYLLVHRGQRGQSFEYELLYDGAGSDAQAFVPGLIDLASLELAISANTAASTAPTMNSSRGKTSEFAPPSRGQRAPDAGSSRSAKSAQEPTAMRVSEEVIDAEEKIHALQPNGKVLSYQQPAPFPLAASAALAG